The window CTTAAGCTGGGAGAATGAAGTGGATATGCATGGGCAGTCCATTCGCGCTCTTACCTCTGCGCCATCGAATCCCAATATTGTCGTGGCAGGTACGCTTAAGGGGGTCTACCGGTCGACCGATGGAGGGGAACACTGGCAGCTCATCAGCCCTGAGGGAAGCCACGAGTTGCATGAGGTCGAGTCGATTGCAATCGATCCGGTGGATCCTCAGATCATTTACGCGGGCACATGGCACCTGCCATGGAAGACGGTTGATGGCGGTCAGCACTGGACCAACATGAAAGAGGGCATCATCGAAGACTCTGATGTGTTTTCAATCATCGTAGACCCTAAAGATCCGAAGACCGTTTATGCGAGCGCCTGCTCGGGAATCTACAAGAGCCAGACCGCGGGCGAGAAGTTCCAAAAAATTCAGGGGATTCCGTCAACGGCACGAAGGACCAGGGTTTTGATGCAGGATCCGAAGAATTTGAATATTGTTTTTGCCGGAACAACGGAAGGTTTGTGGCGTACCGTCGATTCGGGCGCGACGTGGCAGCGTACGACTGGTCCCGAGGTGATCATCAACGATGTGTTCGTTGATCCGACCAACACCAGTCGAGTTATGCTCGCGACAGATCGCGGAGGCGTCCTGGTGAGCAACGATGGTGGCAATTCGTTTGCACAATCGAACAGCGGATTTTCGGCACGAGAGATTACGTCCTATGTGGCGGACGCTTCTAATCCCCAGACTGTCTACGTGGGAGTCGTGAACGATAAGGCGCTGGGTGGGGTATTCGCCAGCACGAATGGCGGGTTAAATTGGACCCAGAAGAGTGCGGGATTAGAGGGCCACGATGTGGTCAGTCTTGGGCAGGGAGCGGACGGGAGTCTAGTGGCAGGCACGCGACATGGTATTTATCGGTTGCAGGGAGAGACGTGGAGCCGCGTGAAAGATATCACGCTCAACCCGCCGCCGGCGCCAGCGCCTCGAACAGGAAAGAAGGTTGCCGGACACGCCACTGCTCCAACAACTGTCCACAAGCCTGTTGCAAAGCCGCTCACGGACTTTCAGGCGACGATCAATGGAATCGCCCGTGGTGGAGACACACTTTATGCTGCAACTTCGAGTGGACTTTTTCGAAGTGTTACGTCAGGTCAGAGCTGGAAAGAGGTTCCGGGTTTCGAACCAAGGAGCTGGAACTTTGTAGCCGCATCGAAGTCTACGGTGCTGGCGGCCAGTCTGAACTCTGCGTCAGTTTCTTCAGACGGCGGTGAGCAATGGACACCGGTCAAGCTACCGGAGGCTATCGACCAGGTCTCGGCTTTGGCCGTGGATGACGCAGGCGGCCTTTGGGTGGGCGGGCGACAAGGCATATTCGTCTCCGACGATAAAGGAGCTACCTGGCAGACGATCAAGAATCTTTTCCTTCGTGATGTGAACAGCATTTTTTATGATGCTGCCTCACAACGCGTCCTTATTGCAGCTGGCAGCAAAAACACGATTGCCTTTGGCGTTCATCTTCCCGATCGAACCGTACAGTACTGGAACACCGGCTGGAATCTGCGACTTGTGCGACCGATGGGGGACCATCTCGTCGGGGCGACCTGGTTTGATGGTGTCGTGATACAGCCACGTATGGTTGATTCTAAGGAAGTGGCCAGTCATTGAGGTGGGCCTCGAGGGCTAATGAGGAATAGAATCGAAGTATGAGTTCTTTATCCGCCGCTCCACGCCCTCGCCACTCGTTCCAGACAGACGATGCTGCACTTTTGCCCATTGCGGCGAAGGTGCAACAGGGCGAGAGGCTTAGCTTTGACGATGGGGTGACGCTCTATCGGAGCGGCGATATCCTCGCAGTGGGCTGGCTGGCAAACCTTGTGCGGGAGCGTATGCACGGGGACATCGCGTATTTCAATGTCAACCGGCATATTAACCCAACCAACGTTTGCATGGCGTCCTGCCGTTTATGCGCGTTCGGACGCAAAAAGGGAGAAGCCGGGACCTACACGATGGCGCTCGAAGAAGCTTGGGAGACGGCAGCTTCGGGGTATTCGGAGGCCGTGACCGAGTTTCATATTGTTGGCGGACTGCACCCAGATCTGCCGTTTGAATATTTCATGGATTTGGTTCGCGGGCTCAAGGTTCGTTTTCCGAAGGTTCACGTAAAGGCCTTCACCATGGTGGAGGTGGCGTTTCTGGCCAAGCGCGCGAAGATGACGATTCCGGAGACGCTTGCTCACATGAAGGCCGCAGGGGTGGATTCGATGCCAGGTGGTGGTGCAGAGATCTTTGCGGATCGGGTGCGGCATATTATCTGCGACCACAAGATTGACGGCAGTGAGTGGCTCGATACAGCGCGCATGGCGCACCAGATTGGGTTGCGGTCGAACGCGACCATGCTGTACGGGCATGTGGAGAACGAAGAAGATCGCGTAGACCACTTGCTGAAGCTGCGTGCAGTGCAAGATGAGACTGGCGGGTTTCAGACATTTATTCCGCTATCGTTTCATCCGGATAATACGGCGTTGGCTCACATTCCAAGAGCGACTGGAATGCTGGATCTTCGGCAGATCGCTGTGGGGCGGCTGATGCTGGACAACTTTCCGCATATAAAGAGCTATTGGCAGATGGTTTCGCCGAAGATGGCACAGATCTCTCTGCGATTTGGCGCGGACGACATTGATGGAACGGTGATCGAGGAGAAGATCTACCACGATGCCGGAGCAACGACTCCGCAGGGTATGCGGCGGGCGGATCTGGTTCGGTTGATTACCGAGGCTGGCCGCGAGCCGTTTGAGCGCGACACTATGTATCGAGCTGTGACAAGAAGCGAAGACAGCTTTACTGTTGCCGTGTAACCTGTACAGTTCCATTTTGATACCAGTTCTATTTAGGGAAAGCCACTTCGGAACGGAGTGGCTTTCCTTTTGCGTTTAATGATGTCGCCTTTTCTCTGGATCTACTCAGAAGGATCGAGGTATTGAGTCCCCGCAATAATTTTGTGGCCCCGTCGAACGACTGTTGGAGATTGGGAATCGTCACTTGCTTGGTTCTTAACCACCTATAGACCCTTCGTGCCGCACTACGTCATTTTTGCCTTATTGTTGGCTGAGTGGTTGAAAACTCATGGAAAAGGACGCCTTTTGCGGAGAAACGCACACGTTGTTGCCAAGAATTGCATGTGGATAGTGGAAATGTTTTTCCTCATGGGTAAACCTTTGACACGAAACCCAGAATTTTGCCACGCAATTTGAGCGGGGTTATTTGAAAACTCGGGAATTTCAGTGATTTTCTAATCTTTCGTGAATGGCTCCCAAGTTGCAACAGAGAGGGTGCAGTAGATATCTCGGGGAAGGTTTTCATGAAACTCAAGTTTGCATTACTTGTTCCAATTTTCTGCCTTGCAGCTAGTTCGGTTGCTGTTAAAGCGGACACGCTCACACTTAATAACGGAACGGTGAATCTCTCAGGCGGTAGTGCTGACATTTACCCGTATTCTTTCCAACTCAACACATCTTCCGGTACATCGACGGTGAACCTGATGTGCCTCAACTACAACCGTGAGATCACTGCGGGCGAGAGCTGGAGCGCCACAGAGGAGAGTATTCCGACAGGCCACTCGGCGATGGATCAAGACTATCGCGCAGATGCGATTCTCTATTCCGAAATTCTTCACCCGCAAGCGGGCGTGAGCATCAGCGAGATTCAGTACGCAGAGTGGAGCATCTTTGATCCATCTGATCTGAATGGCAATTCGTTGTTCGACTCTACGGCTCAGATCTTGGCGAGCAATGCGCTGAAGGCCGCCGACAACCAACAGTT is drawn from Edaphobacter lichenicola and contains these coding sequences:
- the mqnE gene encoding aminofutalosine synthase MqnE; translation: MSSLSAAPRPRHSFQTDDAALLPIAAKVQQGERLSFDDGVTLYRSGDILAVGWLANLVRERMHGDIAYFNVNRHINPTNVCMASCRLCAFGRKKGEAGTYTMALEEAWETAASGYSEAVTEFHIVGGLHPDLPFEYFMDLVRGLKVRFPKVHVKAFTMVEVAFLAKRAKMTIPETLAHMKAAGVDSMPGGGAEIFADRVRHIICDHKIDGSEWLDTARMAHQIGLRSNATMLYGHVENEEDRVDHLLKLRAVQDETGGFQTFIPLSFHPDNTALAHIPRATGMLDLRQIAVGRLMLDNFPHIKSYWQMVSPKMAQISLRFGADDIDGTVIEEKIYHDAGATTPQGMRRADLVRLITEAGREPFERDTMYRAVTRSEDSFTVAV
- a CDS encoding WD40/YVTN/BNR-like repeat-containing protein, with product MNKYLRLPSKLILLLALFSLQAFATANWLPFGPDGGDARAFVVDPHNHSHLYLGSATGWMYESQNGGSDWKRLAWIGKRDDLVLDSIVLNSTDTKRILVGAWVLGSPDGGIFLSKDGGLSWENEVDMHGQSIRALTSAPSNPNIVVAGTLKGVYRSTDGGEHWQLISPEGSHELHEVESIAIDPVDPQIIYAGTWHLPWKTVDGGQHWTNMKEGIIEDSDVFSIIVDPKDPKTVYASACSGIYKSQTAGEKFQKIQGIPSTARRTRVLMQDPKNLNIVFAGTTEGLWRTVDSGATWQRTTGPEVIINDVFVDPTNTSRVMLATDRGGVLVSNDGGNSFAQSNSGFSAREITSYVADASNPQTVYVGVVNDKALGGVFASTNGGLNWTQKSAGLEGHDVVSLGQGADGSLVAGTRHGIYRLQGETWSRVKDITLNPPPAPAPRTGKKVAGHATAPTTVHKPVAKPLTDFQATINGIARGGDTLYAATSSGLFRSVTSGQSWKEVPGFEPRSWNFVAASKSTVLAASLNSASVSSDGGEQWTPVKLPEAIDQVSALAVDDAGGLWVGGRQGIFVSDDKGATWQTIKNLFLRDVNSIFYDAASQRVLIAAGSKNTIAFGVHLPDRTVQYWNTGWNLRLVRPMGDHLVGATWFDGVVIQPRMVDSKEVASH
- a CDS encoding PEP-CTERM sorting domain-containing protein, with product MKLKFALLVPIFCLAASSVAVKADTLTLNNGTVNLSGGSADIYPYSFQLNTSSGTSTVNLMCLNYNREITAGESWSATEESIPTGHSAMDQDYRADAILYSEILHPQAGVSISEIQYAEWSIFDPSDLNGNSLFDSTAQILASNALKAADNQQLINSGYFNQFTLYIPSDDTSSGPQEFIGTAATPEPSSLLLLGSGLIGMAGMLRRKLVTAQVG